In Populus alba chromosome 9, ASM523922v2, whole genome shotgun sequence, a genomic segment contains:
- the LOC118053725 gene encoding probable protein phosphatase 2C 23 yields the protein MGNGFGKLTVCFTGTGDARRRKDISVLNPLDEGLGHSFCYVRPDPARLSSSKVHSEETTTFRTISGASVSANTSTPLSTAFIDPYVYKTIDRAAAFESSTSFASIPLQPIPRSLFGSINSGPLTGNSALNPCSGPMERGFLSGPIERGFMSGPLDRGLFSGPLEKGSSDQFQRSFSHGGFAFRSRSGKRSLIRVLRRAISKKITRGQNSVVAPIKGGVGVGVVKEPEWILSSEKQNELTVSSLNLSSDGSLEDDDSLESQNLQWAQGKAGEDRVHVVVSEEHGWVFVGIYDGFNGPDAPDYLLSNLYSAVHKELKGLLWDDKFDSDKISAPASSPVQTDTSNSVESTNPRLENVLHNSETNGNCGNDQCYRYLDRDNHPSASWEVGFDMNLKRKKSRSSKGKYRGAAKKWEENQRRWKCEWDRERMELDKRLKEQLNRSGSDTSPINHADVLEALSQALKKTEDSYLDIADKMLVENPELALMGSCVLVMLMKGEDVYVMNVGDSRAVLAQKAEPDYWLGKIRQDLERINEETLHDLEASDGERSNSMPSLTASQLSVDHSTSVEEEVQRIKNEHPDDACALLNDRVKGSLKVTRAFGAGFLKQPRWNDALLEMFRIDYIGNSPYITCLPSLYHHRLGPKDRFLILSSDGLYQYLTNEEAVYEVELFITLQPEGDPAQHLVEEVLFRAAKKAGMDFHELLQIPQGDRRRYHDDVSIIVISLEGRIWRSCV from the exons atggGAAACGGTTTTGGTAAACTGACGGTCTGTTTCACCGGAACTGGAGATGCTCGCCGGAGAAAGGATATATCAGTACTTAACCCATTAGACGAAGGTCTAGGTCACTCCTTTTGCTATGTGAGACCTGACCCGGCCCGATTATCCTCCTCCAAAGTACACTCAGAGGAAACAACCACCTTCCGTACCATATCCGGTGCCTCCGTCAGCGCCAACACGTCAACGCCACTCTCCACTGCCTTCATCGATCCTTATGTTTATAAGACCATCGATCGAGCTGCTGCTTTTGAGAGCTCAACTTCTTTTGCTTCGATTCCTCTGCAACCAATTCCCAGAAGCCTATTTGGGTCCATCAATTCTGGCCCCTTAACAGGAAACTCGGCCCTGAATCCTTGTTCAGGTCCGATGGAGAGGGGTTTCTTGTCGGGTCCGATTGAGAGAGGATTCATGTCAGGTCCGTTGGATCGTGGGTTGTTCTCGGGTCCGCTGGAAAAGGGCAGTTCTGATCAGTTTCAAAGAAGCTTTTCCCATGGTGGTTTTGCTTTTAGATCCAGATCAGGAAAAAGGTCGCTGATTCGAGTCTTACGAAGAGCAATATCTAAAAAGATAACTCGTGGACAGAACTCGGTTGTAGCTCCCATAAAAGGGggtgttggtgttggtgttgtTAAAGAACCTGAGTGGATACTGAGTTCAGAGAAGCAGAATGAGTTGACAGTGAGTAGTCTTAATTTGAGTAGCGATGGCAGTTTAGAGGATGATGATTCTTTAGAGAGTCAAAATCTTCAATGGGCTCAAGGGAAAGCAGGGGAGGATAGGGTCCATGTTGTTGTATCGGAGGAGCATGGTTGGGTTTTTGTTGGGATTTATGATGGATTCAATGGCCCAGATGCGCCTGATTATCTTTTATCCAATCTCTACTCTGCTGTGCATAAAGAGCTTAAAGGTTTGTTGTGGGATGATAAGTTTGATTCTGATAAAATATCTGCCCCTGCATCTTCCCCTGTTCAAACAGATACTAGTAATTCTGTTGAAAGTACCAATCCAAGATTGGAAAATGTGCTACATAACAGTGAAACTAATGGGAATTGCGGAAATGATCAATGTTATCGGTATTTGGATCGAGATAATCATCCGAGTGCGAGTTGGGAAGTTGGTTTTGATAtgaatttgaagagaaaaaagagcaGGAGTTCCAAAGGGAAGTATAGAGGAGCTGCTAAAAAATGGGAGGAGAATCAGAGGAGATGGAAATGCGAATGGGACAGGGAAAGAATGGAACTTGATAAGAGATTAAAGGAGCAATTGAATCGATCGGGATCAGATACTAGCCCAATAAACCATGCAGATGTGTTGGAAGCTTTGTCTCAGGCTTTGAAGAAAACAGAGGACTCCTATTTGGATATTGCAGACAAAATGCTAGTGGAGAATCCGGAGCTGGCTTTAATGGGTTCTTGTGTTCTTGTGATGTTAATGAAGGGCGAAGATGTTTATGTGATGAATGTGGGTGATAGTCGAGCAGTATTAGCACAGAAGGCAGAGCCTGATTATTGGCTAGGGAAGATTAGACAGGACTTGGAAAGAATTaatgaggaaacattgcatgatcttgaagcttctgATGGTGAAAGATCAAATTCAATGCCTAGTTTGACGGCCTCGCAGCTTAGTGTTGATCATAGCACCAGTGTGGAAGAG GAAgtgcaaagaataaaaaacgaACACCCAGATGATGCTTGTGCTTTGTTGAATGACCGTGTGAAAGGTTCATTGAAGGTTACTCGGGCATTTGGTGCTGGTTTTCTCAAGCAG CCTAGATGGAACGACGCACTTCTAGAGATGTTCAGAATTGACTACATTGGCAATTCCCCTTACATAACTTGTTTACCATCGCTCTACCACCACAGACTGGGCCCTAAAGACAGGTTTCTGATTTTATCATCCGATGGGCTTTATCAATACTTAACAAACGAAGAAGCTGTTTATGAAGTTGAGCTTTTCATCACGTTGCAACCCGAAGGAGATCCAGCTCAACATCTGGTCGAGGAAGTTCTGTTCCGTGCAGCCAAGAAAGCTG GTATGGACTTCCACGAGTTGCTCCAAATACCGCAGGGAGATCGACGGCGGTACCATGATGATGTTTCCATCATTGTTATTTCTTTAGAGGGAAGGATATGGAGATCGTGTGTATAA